A window of Deinococcus ruber genomic DNA:
AGCGGTGCCCAGCAGACCCGCCGCCAGTACCCCCAGGCCCAGCAGCCAGCGGCCCAGCTTCGCGGCTCTCATAAGCTGGACAGGAGGGACGTACCGGCCAGCAGGGGCAGGTCGAGCGGACGGCGTTCGGGGGCAGCCAGGAACGGCGCGGCGCGGTTCAGAGGAACACCCGCCGTCAGGGTGGCCCCGCTCATACCCGCGTTCAGGATGCTGCTGATGCTGCACCCGTTGTAATAAAAGCCCATGATCTGAAGATAATTCCAGCCCTGCCGCGCCAGACCGGACGCGCCGTACTGCGACAGCCCGACGCCGTGCCCGGCCCCCGCCCCACTGATGAGCAGGGGATCGCTGCCGCCAAAATTCACCCGCGACGACTTGGCCCCCAGCGAACGCACAAACCCGCCCGCCTCCGCGCCTTCCAGCGTGCGGCTGCCATTCGCTCCGTTCAGCTGCACCCGCTGCACGCGCCCCGAAGCGCTCACCGACGTGACGCTCACGCTGCGGAGTCTGCCGAGCTGCACGCCGTACCGCGCCGCTACATCAGCTACCCGGCTCAGCGGCACCGAGAGCGTCCAGCGGCTGTTGGGGCCGAGCGAGGCCGGATCGGGGCGGGCCGTCAGATAGGGAATGTCCTGCCCCCAGGTTTCCTGGCTCGACGCGGTATAGCCGCCTGAATCGCTGGAAAAATAGGTCTTGGCGGCGGCCCCGGCATACGACACCACCTGATTGCGGGTGGCAGCAATCGCGGCGTCCGAGGCGGGCAGTTCGCGGGTCACACCACCGTACACCTGACAGCTCTCATCGGCACACAGATCGTAATAGCTCGACGGATTGATGCGGGCCGCCGCATAGGTACGGGCGATCACCGCCTGAGATTTCAGCGCCTCCAGCGGCCAGTTGGCGGGCATCTCGGCGGCCACCACGCCCCGCAGGTAGTCTTCCAGATCGACCACGTTCACGGCGTTCACCACACCTCCGGCGGCCTTGAGCAGCAGCCCGCCCCGGTAGGTCTGCCCGGCAATTCCCACGGTACTGCCCGGCACCGGGGGCAGATACAGCAGATCGCTTCCGGCATCCTGCCCATTCAGACTCAGATGCGTTCCCTGAAGGCTCACGTTCCAGTTGGCGACGCTGCCCACGTTCACGGCTGGCGTCGCGGAGGTGGGCGAGGTTTGCGGTAGGCTGGCCGCGATGGGAAGTTGCACCGACACCACGCTGCCGCTGGCAACCAGCACCCGGATATTGGTGGCCGCCGACTGGCCTGCCAGAAGCCCGGCCAGAAGGATCACCTGTACCCGTAAAACAGACTGTGCCCGCATGAGGGGAAGTATAAGGGGTCTTTTCCTGATGGCTCGTGAGAATCTGCGCCCTTGTCCGGTCGAAACGCTGTGAGCGGGCAGGTCTATGCCCATGTCGGACAGCCGTTCACTGCCTCCAGCTACGATCTGCTGATCGTCGGCGCGGGGCGAATGGGCGCGGCGTTCGCCCGGTTCGTCATGGAACGTGCGCCCGGCACGCGGCTGCTGCTGGCCGAGGAAGGCGGGCTGCCCAACGAGGAGGGCGCGACCATTCTGGCTCCCGGCGTGTGGCACAGCTTCGTACCACCCGAACAGGCGCAGCGGGCCGCCGTCACACGCGACCTGCTGGCAGAAGCGCTGAACGTCTGCGGGGTACTCGACCTGTGTACAGACGAGCGCGGCGATCTGGTGCCCACCGATGCTGTCTGGACACCCGAACTGGAAGCGCTGGTCAACCCGGCAGCCCTGCCCTTTGCCCGGCTCGACGAGCGCGGCGGCGTGTACAGCGTGGCCTCGACCACCCTTCAGAACGCGCAGGCAGCGGTGCAGGCGGGGGCCGACCTGATGCTGAACGTTCGCTGTGAACTGGCAGGCGGCGGGCGCGTGCTGCTCCAGCGGCTCAGCGTGACCAACACGCATGAAATCGTGGTCGAGCAGCGGATCAGCGTCCGGGCCGACACGGTGGTGATCGCCGCCGGAGCCGCTGGCCCGCCACTGGCCGAGGCAGGGCTGGGAGTGGTGACCCCGCACCGGCAGGCTTACCGGCAGTCGGTGCGCCTGAATCTGCCGAGCGCCCCCAGCAGCCGGGTGATTCAGGCGGGCGGCTTCGTGCTGCGCTCCCAGAGCGGCGGCTACAGCGTCTTGCCGCCGATCCTGCATCCCGATCCCTGTGGCTATACGCCCAGCGGCGGCAGGCTGGCGGGCGTGCCGGTGGGCCTGCGCCGCGAGGTGATCGAGAGCATGCTGGACATGCTGGACGCCCTGCCTGCGCTGGCAGACGAGCGCCTGGTGGTGGGCCGCAGCATCGCCGACATTCCCGGCGCGTGGCTGGCTCTTCCGGCAGGCGGCTGGCCGCTGTGGGAGCGGCTGGACGATCAGCACGTGCTGCTGCTGGGAGGCGAACGCGCCGACCTGACCGGCCTGAGCGTGGCGCACGAGCTGGCACAGGAACTGGGATGAACATCGGAAGGAAGACGGTGGGAGTGAGAACCGCGTGTCTGGCGTGCCGACTCCGGCTCTGCCCTCCATCACATCACAGCCTGTCTATGGCGACTCCCCTTCCCGGCCCGCCACGCGCTACACTGCCCGCATGATGACGGCGCGAATTATTGCGAACACCGGGGCCTGCTCCGGGTAAGTTCGCTTGCCCGCACGTCTCCCCCGGTTTTAGGCCGGGGGCTTTTTTTGATCACTTCACCCAGGAGACGCCATGACACAGACCACACGCACACCAGCAGCTCAGGCACCCGCCGTCTCTGCGCCTCTCTCCACGCCCAGCGGCATGGAACTCGTTCAGCAGGTGCTGACCAGCCGGGTCTACGACGTTGCCATCGAAACGCCCACGCAGGCGGCCCCGCAGCTCTCGGCGCGGCTGGGCTGCACGGTGCTGTTCAAGCGCGAGGATCAGCAGCCGATCCACTCGTTCAAGTTGCGCGGCGCGTACAACAAGATGAGCCAGCTCAGCGCCGAGGAACGCGCACGCGGCGTCATCTGTGCGTCGGCGGGCAACCACGCGCAGGGTGTGGCCTTCAGTGCCGAGCGGCTGGGTGTGCGGGCGGTCATCGTGATGCCTGCGACCACTCCTGACATCAAGGTAAATGCCTGCAGGGCACGCGGCGCAGAGGTGGTGCTGCACGGCGACAGCTACTCCGACGCCGCCGAGTACGCCGAGGCTCTTCAGCGCGAACTGGGCCTGACCTACGTGCACCCTTACGACGATCCCGCCGTCATCGCCGGACAGGGCACGGTGGGCCTCGAACTGCTGCGCCAGGTGCAGGCCGACAGCTATACCGTGTTTGTTCCGGTGGGCGGCGGCGGCCTGATCGCAGGCATCGCGGCCTTTCTGAAGACCCTGAAACCCAACCTGCGAATCGTGGGCGTCGAGCCTGAAGATTCGGACGCCATGACCAGAAGCGTGCAGGCGGGCGAGCGGGTGCGGCTCGATACGGTGGGAATCTTCGTGGACGGCGTGGCGGTAAAACAGGTGGGAGAGCATACCTTCGCGCTGGCCCGCGAGTATGTAGACGAATGGGTCACGGTCACGACCGACGAGGTGTGCGCCGCCATCAAGGACGTGTTCGACGACACCCGCGCCGTCATGGAACCCGCCGGAGCGCTGGCGGTGGCGGGCCTGAAGCGCTATGCCCGCGACCACGCCCTTCAGGGCGAAACGCTGGTGGCGCTCACCTGCGGGGCCAACGTGAATTTCGACCGGCTGCGCCACATCGCCGAGCGAGCCGAGATCGGTGAGCAGCGCGAGGCCATTCTGGCCGTGACCATCCCCGAGCGGCCCGGCGCGTTCCGGGCGTTCTGCGCCGCCATCGGTCAGCGCAACGTCACCGAGTTCAATTACCGCTACGCACCCGGCGACAACGCCCGCATCTTCGTGGGTATCCAGCTCGACGACAAAAGCAAGCGGCGGGCGCTGGTCGAGCAACTGGAGGGCGCAGGCTACCCCGTCACCGATCTGACCGAAGACGAAATGGCAAAAGTGCATGTGCGCCACATGGTCGGAGGCCGCGCCCCCGAAGCGGTGGACGAACGCATCTACAGCTTCGAGTTTCCCGAGCGGCCCGGCGCACTCATGGC
This region includes:
- a CDS encoding FAD-dependent oxidoreductase, which encodes MSGRNAVSGQVYAHVGQPFTASSYDLLIVGAGRMGAAFARFVMERAPGTRLLLAEEGGLPNEEGATILAPGVWHSFVPPEQAQRAAVTRDLLAEALNVCGVLDLCTDERGDLVPTDAVWTPELEALVNPAALPFARLDERGGVYSVASTTLQNAQAAVQAGADLMLNVRCELAGGGRVLLQRLSVTNTHEIVVEQRISVRADTVVIAAGAAGPPLAEAGLGVVTPHRQAYRQSVRLNLPSAPSSRVIQAGGFVLRSQSGGYSVLPPILHPDPCGYTPSGGRLAGVPVGLRREVIESMLDMLDALPALADERLVVGRSIADIPGAWLALPAGGWPLWERLDDQHVLLLGGERADLTGLSVAHELAQELG
- the ilvA gene encoding threonine ammonia-lyase, biosynthetic; translation: MELVQQVLTSRVYDVAIETPTQAAPQLSARLGCTVLFKREDQQPIHSFKLRGAYNKMSQLSAEERARGVICASAGNHAQGVAFSAERLGVRAVIVMPATTPDIKVNACRARGAEVVLHGDSYSDAAEYAEALQRELGLTYVHPYDDPAVIAGQGTVGLELLRQVQADSYTVFVPVGGGGLIAGIAAFLKTLKPNLRIVGVEPEDSDAMTRSVQAGERVRLDTVGIFVDGVAVKQVGEHTFALAREYVDEWVTVTTDEVCAAIKDVFDDTRAVMEPAGALAVAGLKRYARDHALQGETLVALTCGANVNFDRLRHIAERAEIGEQREAILAVTIPERPGAFRAFCAAIGQRNVTEFNYRYAPGDNARIFVGIQLDDKSKRRALVEQLEGAGYPVTDLTEDEMAKVHVRHMVGGRAPEAVDERIYSFEFPERPGALMAFLSALHSDWNISLFHYRNHGSAHGRVLAGIQVPDSELSGLRQFLDDLGYPAQSESENPAYKLFLK
- a CDS encoding SpoIID/LytB domain-containing protein; translated protein: MRAQSVLRVQVILLAGLLAGQSAATNIRVLVASGSVVSVQLPIAASLPQTSPTSATPAVNVGSVANWNVSLQGTHLSLNGQDAGSDLLYLPPVPGSTVGIAGQTYRGGLLLKAAGGVVNAVNVVDLEDYLRGVVAAEMPANWPLEALKSQAVIARTYAAARINPSSYYDLCADESCQVYGGVTRELPASDAAIAATRNQVVSYAGAAAKTYFSSDSGGYTASSQETWGQDIPYLTARPDPASLGPNSRWTLSVPLSRVADVAARYGVQLGRLRSVSVTSVSASGRVQRVQLNGANGSRTLEGAEAGGFVRSLGAKSSRVNFGGSDPLLISGAGAGHGVGLSQYGASGLARQGWNYLQIMGFYYNGCSISSILNAGMSGATLTAGVPLNRAAPFLAAPERRPLDLPLLAGTSLLSSL